In Rariglobus hedericola, the following proteins share a genomic window:
- a CDS encoding GntR family transcriptional regulator, with amino-acid sequence MATGKLVSDATRQLNDWLEAGKFKEGDRLPSERAIAKELGVKYYGLNRAMGRLISEGRVLREGYRLSIAVAPRVSRRMVFHLIVARRTHHLASYRRAAANLDIELVVHDWVAAEEVASILNQLDSKETAGVVCDPPSESVHATDWLPAALQLIRHGIPVVCTGGWGLNGELSAVGANVNNGVTLALSHLLGLAHRELALVTFPAGSEREMSVLDYWNRLCVRNQLGSSTERILLQPSWLTEERDIDDLVELLVTGPWNNVTGLVILVGYNTDIQSLFTKLARRGRRVPESLSVVVVGNAKALASAEPRVSAAGFDMVLWFELTFDLLLREVHEQRQLGVPREPSSIQMMPRLVVRESTRALEGAELGPKAAAFTSESAAVTKDIAHLERLAKQPYPLAAKASLSELPRFTPVDLRPFVNRPLIFRRGWLGDIPLRCLAPGTHEIQGVPFEILGGPNRANGGAVIFQSTTNTTGNARKLPDRLVIPINGPVEAVYILHGCGYAKPMQPFAHYRFHANKRVIGNVPLVSLGWMHAAASGDPGLDKEKPSANIQDWWPDFLHQDFPHARVVPLLENDETNHVNRHVFLYTLEWINPTPKQPLTHIEIQADPTVPTTLGLLAITVVRPRTPV; translated from the coding sequence ATGGCCACAGGCAAGCTGGTAAGCGACGCGACCCGACAGCTGAACGACTGGCTGGAGGCAGGCAAATTCAAGGAGGGGGATCGCCTGCCCTCGGAGCGCGCCATCGCCAAGGAGCTTGGGGTGAAATATTACGGACTGAACCGTGCGATGGGCCGGTTGATTTCGGAAGGCCGGGTGCTTCGTGAAGGTTACCGTCTCTCGATCGCGGTGGCTCCACGCGTTTCGCGCCGTATGGTTTTCCATCTGATTGTCGCACGCCGCACGCATCACCTCGCAAGTTATCGGAGGGCGGCCGCCAACTTGGATATCGAGCTGGTGGTGCATGATTGGGTCGCGGCCGAGGAGGTCGCTTCCATTCTGAATCAACTGGATTCAAAAGAGACCGCCGGTGTGGTCTGTGATCCGCCTAGCGAATCCGTGCACGCTACCGATTGGCTGCCCGCTGCGCTCCAACTTATCCGTCATGGTATTCCAGTGGTCTGCACCGGAGGCTGGGGATTGAACGGCGAATTGTCCGCCGTGGGCGCCAATGTAAATAACGGCGTTACTCTGGCACTTTCGCATCTTCTGGGGCTTGCTCATCGCGAGCTGGCGCTGGTTACGTTTCCCGCCGGAAGTGAGCGCGAGATGAGTGTGTTAGATTACTGGAACCGGCTTTGCGTGCGCAACCAGCTGGGTTCCTCTACCGAACGCATTTTGCTGCAGCCCTCGTGGCTGACGGAAGAGCGGGATATCGATGACTTGGTGGAGTTGCTGGTCACCGGTCCGTGGAATAATGTAACGGGTCTGGTCATCCTCGTCGGCTACAATACGGACATCCAATCTTTGTTCACCAAACTTGCCCGCCGAGGACGGCGGGTGCCCGAATCACTGTCGGTGGTGGTCGTGGGTAATGCGAAGGCTTTGGCGTCCGCCGAGCCCCGCGTCAGCGCGGCGGGTTTTGACATGGTGCTTTGGTTTGAACTGACCTTCGACCTCCTTTTGCGCGAAGTTCACGAACAACGTCAGTTGGGCGTGCCGCGTGAGCCGTCGAGTATTCAAATGATGCCACGCCTGGTGGTGCGCGAATCGACGCGGGCATTGGAAGGAGCGGAGCTTGGCCCGAAGGCGGCCGCGTTCACGAGCGAATCGGCGGCTGTCACCAAGGACATCGCGCATTTGGAGCGTCTGGCAAAGCAGCCGTATCCGCTCGCTGCGAAGGCATCGCTTTCGGAGCTTCCGCGGTTTACCCCGGTGGATCTGCGTCCTTTCGTCAATCGTCCGCTAATTTTCCGCCGCGGCTGGCTGGGCGACATTCCGTTGCGCTGCCTCGCGCCGGGCACGCACGAAATTCAGGGCGTGCCATTTGAAATTCTTGGAGGCCCCAACCGTGCGAATGGTGGCGCGGTTATTTTCCAGTCGACGACCAATACTACTGGAAATGCGCGAAAGCTTCCGGATCGCCTGGTCATTCCGATCAACGGTCCGGTCGAGGCCGTTTATATTTTGCACGGATGCGGCTACGCAAAACCGATGCAGCCTTTCGCGCATTACCGTTTTCATGCGAATAAGCGCGTGATCGGAAACGTTCCGTTGGTCAGCTTGGGGTGGATGCATGCGGCGGCGAGTGGTGATCCCGGTTTGGATAAGGAAAAACCGAGCGCCAATATCCAGGACTGGTGGCCTGATTTTCTTCACCAAGATTTCCCCCATGCGCGTGTGGTTCCCTTGTTGGAAAACGATGAAACCAACCATGTGAACCGGCATGTTTTTCTCTATACGCTGGAGTGGATCAATCCCACGCCGAAGCAGCCGCTCACGCACATTGAAATCCAGGCTGATCCCACGGTGCCCACGACGTTGGGCCTGCTGGCGATAACGGTGGTGAGGCCTCGCACTCCGGTTTAA
- a CDS encoding GDSL-type esterase/lipase family protein: MKSLCGVIAALSLVLSVPMAVHAQPAGGFDPKTLAQAPQGKPWEPAWGFWAQATPESWQQTHWGFVNQAKKGGVDVLFLGDSITKGWAGAGKEVWAQHYQPLKALNIGIGGDTTRQTLWRLENQAMEGIQPKVVVLMIGVNNIFTATGTDEEIAQGIAEIIKQIHAKRPAAKVLLTSVLPLGNAGQSARAAKINRLVAAKQPSFVRFLDLTGTFQGADGKVVAELYTADLVHLAKPGYEAWDKAMRPVLIAMLR, encoded by the coding sequence ATGAAATCTCTCTGCGGCGTTATCGCTGCGCTGTCTTTGGTGTTGTCGGTGCCAATGGCGGTTCATGCCCAGCCTGCCGGCGGGTTTGATCCGAAGACGTTGGCCCAGGCGCCCCAAGGCAAGCCATGGGAACCGGCTTGGGGCTTCTGGGCCCAGGCGACGCCCGAATCGTGGCAGCAGACGCATTGGGGCTTCGTTAACCAGGCAAAGAAGGGCGGGGTTGATGTGCTGTTCCTGGGTGACTCGATCACCAAGGGCTGGGCGGGAGCCGGCAAAGAAGTCTGGGCGCAACATTACCAGCCGCTGAAGGCACTCAACATCGGTATTGGCGGAGACACTACACGCCAGACCTTGTGGCGTCTTGAAAACCAGGCGATGGAAGGCATCCAGCCCAAGGTCGTGGTGCTGATGATCGGCGTGAACAACATTTTCACAGCCACGGGCACCGACGAGGAAATCGCCCAAGGCATCGCCGAGATCATCAAGCAGATCCACGCCAAGCGTCCGGCGGCCAAGGTTCTCCTGACGAGCGTATTGCCTTTGGGTAATGCCGGGCAGAGTGCGCGGGCGGCGAAGATCAACCGGCTGGTGGCCGCGAAGCAGCCATCGTTTGTGCGCTTTCTGGATCTGACCGGAACGTTTCAGGGAGCGGACGGCAAGGTCGTCGCGGAGCTTTACACGGCCGACTTGGTGCACCTGGCCAAGCCCGGCTACGAGGCCTGGGACAAAGCGATGCGTCCCGTGTTGATTGCGATGCTGCGCTAA